In the Caenorhabditis elegans chromosome X genome, one interval contains:
- the dot-1.5 gene encoding Histone-lysine N-methyltransferase, H3 lysine-79 specific (Partially confirmed by transcript evidence), whose product MSDATPSSSEAPTPSGQCSRLRPRSKNSTAPEPPAPKLTDHTDKLFIEQLRRTTFPFEFQNKLDSRWTIGDMLKTIHKTLLDWLEVKQPTKEVIEDPAKFKSYLKNLNGKIRASHHRPLPEAMELWMKEKCSAKHASRICYFSRELSIGDEKLLNNYRPHSAETYGETALNQLLSICEELEVGTDDIFADLGSGVGQTVLFLSAFAGVKKSIGFEIMQYPSKCAELNRSHFISLMKHLGKAPLEIKLIHGSFLDAEAVELITSEATLLFMNNVKFDPPLMLNSENLFKKCKVGTRIISTSEFVNRGRSPEASNAWTSQLASITSTKKLRSVSNNVSWTGLTQQFYLTTIHSALPTPQPTDQ is encoded by the exons ATGTCCGATGCCACTCCATCCTCCTCAGAAGCTCCAACACCATCCGGACAGTGTAGTAGACTTCGTCCTCGATCTAAAAACTCGACTGCACCAGAACCACCGGCTCCCAAGCTCACGGATCACACCGACAAACTCTTTATCGAGCAGCTGCGTCGTACTACTTTTCCGTTCGAATTCCAAAATAAGCTGGATTCTCGTTGGACAATTGGCGATATGTTGAAAac AATCCATAAAACATTGCTCGATTGGCTTGAAGTAAAACAGCCAACGAAAGAAGTAATCGAGGATCCGGCGAAGTTCAAGTCTTACCTGAAGAATCTGAACGGAAAAATTCGAGCTTCCCATCACCGACCGTTGCCGGAAGCCATGGAGTTGTGGATGAAGGAGAAGTGCTCTGCGAAGCATGCTAGTCGGATTTGCTACTTTTCAAGAGAGCTATCGATTGGTGATGAGAAACTCTTGAACAACTATCGTCCCCATTCCGCAGAG acgtaTGGAGAAACGGCCTTGAACCAACTGTTGTCGATCTGCGAGGAGCTTGAAGTGGGCACGGATGACATCTTTGCTGACCTGGGCTCAGGAGTTGGGCAAACTGTGCTCTTCTTGTCTGCGTTTGCTGGAGTCAAGAAATCTATCGGATTTGAGATAATGCAGTATCCTAGCAAGTGTGCAGAGCTTAACCGATCGCATTTTATTTc ACTAATGAAGCACTTGGGAAAAGCACCTCTTGAGATCAAGCTGATTCATGGAAGCTTCTTGGATGCTGAAGCAGTTGAATTGATTACCAGTGAAGCTACGCTGTTGTTTATGAACAACGTGAAGTTCGATCCGCCATTGATGCTCAATTCGGAGAATCTATTCAAAAAGTGCAAGGTGGGAACCAGAATCATTTCCACCTCGGAGTTTGTGAATCGTGGAAGATCTCCAGAAGCTAGCAATGCTTGGACTtctc aactcgCCAGCATCACTTCCACCAAAAAGCTGCGATCAGTGTCAAATAACGTGAGCTGGACCGGATTAACTCAGCAGTTCTACTTGACAACTATCCATTCTGCGCTGCCTACTCCACAGCCAACTGATCAGTGA
- the ZC53.22 gene encoding uncharacterized protein (Confirmed by transcript evidence) — protein MASPFILIFLLFYFLFVFLGACVLPSTLFILNNYANAGFLSLLEPRKAKKSKKN, from the exons ATGGCGTCCCCttttattctgatttttcttctattctattttctttttgtattCCTGGGCGCTTGTGTGTTGCCCTCCACTTTATTCATTCTAAATAATTATGCTAATGCTGGATTTCTTTCTTTGCTGGAGCCTCGAAAG gcaaaaaaatcgaaaaaaaattga
- the rgs-8.2 gene encoding RGS domain-containing protein (Confirmed by transcript evidence): protein MSMATVDPWMQNLPQITNQDFFHSSGIECWNRQFPDHRVVEENGPIKTKDALMILYFITVRNIRKNRNTITRIRDALKSPVSIFRRSPKLSLQEDVLSWQKSPESLAASEYGSKLFVQFLKQQTSADDVDFWLACAKHRWTEMTRDGYEYAAYMIYNTYVFWTCERKIDLLDKFCFVDDDGGTPRDVFITAQAYVGTKFPKDSHKKFLQDPIYLNFLHSVSSAANQQKK from the exons atGTCTATGGCCACCGTTGATCCGTGGATGCAGAATCTTCCTCAAATTACCAACCAGGATTTCTTCCATTCCTCGGGAATCGAATGTTGGAATCGACAGTTTCCCGATCACCGCGTTGTCGAGGAAAATGGTCCGATCAAAACGAAGGATGCGTTGatgattttgtattttatcaCAGTGAGAAATATCAGGAAAAACCG AAATACAATAACTCGTATCAGGGATGCACTGAAATCACCGGTTTCAATTTTCCGCCGCTCTCCAAAACTCTCACTTCAAGAGGATGTGCTCAGTTGGCAGAAATCGCCGGAATCTCTTGCCGCCAGCGAAT acgGCAGTAAACTTTTCgttcaatttctgaaacaacAGACGTCGGCTGATGATGTCGATTTTTGGCTGGCATGCGCTAAACATCGGTGGACAGAAATGACACGGGATGGATACGAATACGCAGCTTATATGATTTACAATACTTATGTGTTCTGGACGTGTGAAAGAAAG atagatCTACTTGATAAATTTTGCTTTGTGGACGACGACGGTGGCACCCCGAGAGATGTGTTCATCACTGCTCAGGCATATGTTGGGACCAAATTTCCAAAGGATTCGCACAAGAA attcctcCAAGATCCCATCTACTTGAACTTCCTCCATTCGGTATCGTCTGCAGCAAATCAGCAAAAGAAGTAA
- the fbxa-40 gene encoding F-box domain-containing protein (Partially confirmed by transcript evidence), with amino-acid sequence MFGNCLKAVATRFLKLSNFKQRPNLQNEGVMSSNLLDMPLDVINVVMGKLEPMDLLRLRKVCHSLKSAVNKFGIHFDSIHFELHDHSITLCLDNGFPIYIRAVYGGTTVSYGQRTIEIEEENFMDVGFKDLKFLLKHVSTLGIYNYAKNRKEIIKSFIDFLKPEECFPVDAVEIWNFSFNDVVSFLSYFDDKTLKSIKLNQNEPIEQFEPITYLDQWTNAKHFGLKATNSNVDSEIIKNLFHFPHFCVYKITDFPTQLAVKIRDNLMRRSTFQQCTLSVNKLTLNPIEIARIFKSDYTGGKEYKFKYSNGTHKFEISLVQSTKCIYVPFIFSVKRL; translated from the exons ATGTTTGGTAATTGCTTGAAGGCTGTTGCCAcccggtttttaaaattatcaaatttcaaacaaagaCCCAATTTGCAAAACGAAGGTGTGATGTCTTCAAATCTGCTCGATATGCCTCTAGATGTGATCAATGTAGTAATGGGAAAGTTAGAGCCCATGGACTT ATTAAGATTGCGTAAAGTATGCCACAGTTTGAAATCTGCTGTcaataaatttggaattcaTTTCGATTCAATTCATTTCGAATTACATGATCACAGTATCACCTTGTGCTTGGACAATGGATTTCCCATTTACATTAGAGCAGTTTATGGTGGTACGACTGTAAGCTACGGTCAGCgaacaattgaaattgaagaagaaaatttcatgGATGTTGGGTTCAaggatttgaagtttttattgaaGCATGTTTCCACATTAGGAATATataattatgcaaaaaatagaaaagagaTCATAAAatcttttattgattttttgaaaccagaAGAATGTTTCCCAGTGGATGCAgtcgaaatttggaatttctcaTTCAATGATGTCGTTTCTTTTCTATCTTATTTTGATGATAAAACactgaaatcaataaaattgaatcaaaatgaACCAATAGAACAATTTGAGCCAATAACTTATTTGGACCAGTGGACAAatgcaaaacattttggccTCAAAGCTACAAATTCTAATGTTGACagtgaaataattaaaaatctgTTTCATTTTCCACATTTCTGTGTCTACAAAATAACCGATTTCCCAACACAACTTGCAGTTAAAATAAGAGAT AATCTAATGAGAAGAAGCACATTCCAACAGTGCACTTTATCAGTCAACAAATTGACCTTGAACCCAATCGAAATTGCGAGAATATTCAAATCGGACTATACTGGTGGTAAAgaatataaattcaaatattcaaatggaactcacaaatttgaaatttcacttgTACAATCTACTAAATGTATTTATGTCCCTTTTATCTTTTCTGTGAAAAGattgtga
- the Y59E1A.4 gene encoding uncharacterized protein (Partially confirmed by transcript evidence): MSSPDSSQSKKAVGSHPSARSVFPSMDSSVFTDDDGCEILHSTAKTCAPPDPCFPTSPFFCVESPDVTDLSPDKPVEDILKLGTYVYK; the protein is encoded by the exons ATGTCGTCTCCTGACAGCTCACAATCCAAGAAGGCAGTTGGATCCCATCCATCTGCACGCTCAGTTTTCCCATCAATGGATTCTAGCGTCTTCACGGATGATGACGG gtgtgAGATATTGCATTCGACGGCAAAAACTTGCGCACCGCCGGATCCTTGCTTTCCCACAtctccttttttttgtgtggAAAGTCCTGATGTGACAGATTTATCGCCTGACAAACCAGTGGAAGATATCCTGAAACTGGGAACGTAtgtttataaataa
- the ZC53.2 gene encoding Robl_LC7 domain-containing protein (Predicted), with amino-acid sequence MENEFLGQKQRVGRLVNAAIMAITEASGLTLNIDSGLLEMSDVREDVIRVKADVDGSLECLSTARSDQTNYIQMEIYIATITGIVMDMKYRGVDIDMPATYLRVVDKFPKEMREKLRAKVHSDKYNGKYEKLEEMISKIITTKVLIQKEEEKKEKVKDFDVNATESLGESH; translated from the coding sequence ATGGAGAACGAATTTCTTGGTCAAAAACAACGCGTTGGTCGTTTGGTCAATGCGGCAATCATGGCAATCACCGAGGCATCTGGGCTTACGCTCAACATTGATTCGGGATTGTTGGAGATGAGCGACGTTCGGGAGGACGTCATTCGGGTGAAAGCGGATGTGGACGGCTCGTTGGAGTGTCTGTCGACAGCAAGAAGTGATCAGACGAATTACATCCAAATGGAAATTTATATAGCTACAATCACGGGAATAGTCATGGATATGAAGTACAGAGGTGTAGACATTGACATGCCTGCCACATACTTGAGAGTAGTTGATAAGTTCCCGAAAGAAATGAGGGAGAAGCTGAGAGCGAAAGTTCACAGTGATAAATAcaatggaaaatatgaaaagttgGAAGAAATGATTTCAAAGATCATTACTACCAAAGTATTGATCCAAAAGgaggaagaaaagaaagaaaaggtgAAAGACTTTGATGTCAATGCGACTGAAAGTCTGGGCGAGTCTCATTAG